The following nucleotide sequence is from Psychroflexus torquis ATCC 700755.
AATCTTGAATTATATCATTCTTCTACCCCTGGTGCTGTCACTCTTATCGACGTGATTGATAAAACTGCTTCAGCAATGGGAAGCAGGATGCTTAAACGTTGGTTAGCTTTTCCTTTGAAATCTGAATATAAGATTAATCAGCGTTTAGAAAATGTCAGTTTGTTTAAAAGCAATTTTGATTTGCAAACCGAGATAAGATCCTACTTAAAACAGATCAGTGATATTGAACGTTTAATTTCAAAAGTGGCGACCTTAAAAATAAACCCTAGAGAGTTGCTTCAGCTTAAAAACTCTATGGATGTTATAAAATCTTGCATGCTTTTGCTTAGAAAATCTGGCCATGAAAGTTTAAAAACAATTGCAGATCAGTTAAATTCCTGTGATGTACTTAGGGCCAAAATCGACTCAGCACTATCTGATGAACCTCCCGTTAATATTCTTAAAGGTAATGCTATTAAAAGCGGTTTTTGTGAGGAGTTAGATGATATTCGAAAAATCGCGTTCTCTGGTCATGATTTCTTAAATGAAATGTTAGAGAAAGAATCCAAGCTTACCGGTATTCCTAGTTTAAAAATAGGCAGCAATAATGTGTATGGCTATTACCTCGAAGTGAGACATGCTCATAAAAATAAAGTGCCAGAGGAGTGGACACGAAAGCAAACCCTTGTCAATGCAGAACGTTATATTACTGAGGAGCTTAAAGTGTATGAGGAAAAAATTCTTACCGCAGAGGAAAAAATTTCAACACTAGAGCAGCAGCTCTTTCATGAATTAGTGATCTGGACCCAAGATTATATCAAAGTTATACAACAAAACGCAGTTCAAATCGCACAGCTAGATTGTCTTTCTGGTTTTGCTCAATTGGCAATGGAACGTAATTATAATAGACCTATAATCAATGGAAGTTTAGAACTCAACATTAAAGAGGGGAGGCATCCAGTCATTGAAAACCAACTTAAAGCAGAAGAAGAATATATCAGTAATGATCTCTACTTAGATCAGGAGACTCACCAAATCATAATGATTACAGGTCCCAACATGAGTGGTAAATCCGCTTTACTAAGGCAAACAGCTCTCATTGTCTTATTAGCTCAAATGGGAAGCTTTATACCTGCTTCTTCTGCAGAGATCGGCATTGTAGATAAAATTTTTACTAGGGTAGGCGCAAGCGATAATATCTCTATGGGAGAATCAACATTTATGGTAGAAATGAACGAATCTGCTAGTATTTTAAATAATTTATCGGGAAGAAGCCTAGTTTTATTAGATGAAATTGGACGAGGTACAAGTACATACGATGGTATTTCTATCGCTTGGGCTATTGCTGAGTATATTCATGAGCATCCCACAAAGGCTAAAACACTTTTTGCGACTCATTATCATGAGCTTA
It contains:
- the mutS gene encoding DNA mismatch repair protein MutS; amino-acid sequence: MSQKSPQKVTPLMKQYNAIKDKYPDAMLLFRVGDFYETFGEDAVSASRILNIVLTNRNNGGERSELAGFPHHSLNTYLPKLVKAGLRVAICDQLEDPKQTKTIVKRGVTELITPGVSLNDDVLSRNSNNFLCSIFLGSKQNYGISFLDVSTGEFLVSEGSLEDIDKLLQNFNPSEILISKKQKNALHDTLGKQHPFFYLDDWIFKTDFSLEAIHSHFKTTSVKGFGVQDFEEGLISSGAILHYLSETNHFQLEHINTISRIAKEDYVWMDRFTIRNLELYHSSTPGAVTLIDVIDKTASAMGSRMLKRWLAFPLKSEYKINQRLENVSLFKSNFDLQTEIRSYLKQISDIERLISKVATLKINPRELLQLKNSMDVIKSCMLLLRKSGHESLKTIADQLNSCDVLRAKIDSALSDEPPVNILKGNAIKSGFCEELDDIRKIAFSGHDFLNEMLEKESKLTGIPSLKIGSNNVYGYYLEVRHAHKNKVPEEWTRKQTLVNAERYITEELKVYEEKILTAEEKISTLEQQLFHELVIWTQDYIKVIQQNAVQIAQLDCLSGFAQLAMERNYNRPIINGSLELNIKEGRHPVIENQLKAEEEYISNDLYLDQETHQIIMITGPNMSGKSALLRQTALIVLLAQMGSFIPASSAEIGIVDKIFTRVGASDNISMGESTFMVEMNESASILNNLSGRSLVLLDEIGRGTSTYDGISIAWAIAEYIHEHPTKAKTLFATHYHELNEMSKQFERINNYNVSVKELKDKVLFLRKLVPGGSEHSFGIHVAKMAGMPQFVVQKAHKILKKLESYRDLEGDASLLKQAIQPEPQLSFFNMDDPLLEEIKDEILSLDIDTLTPVEALMKLNEIKRLLKPKAKK